A window of Dorea formicigenerans contains these coding sequences:
- a CDS encoding DUF3783 domain-containing protein → MRATVLCYNLKGTTKGRKIGLIFGFLGYRVRHVEEEEYLLPVGEVAEGRTTESINEEAGVKAKEIEAVFQDEMLLMCPENERMLDQALQRMRKEKVQVPLKAVLTEMNKNWTSVALHDEIMREHEKMTGGK, encoded by the coding sequence GTGCGGGCAACAGTACTTTGTTATAATTTAAAAGGGACGACAAAAGGTCGGAAGATTGGATTGATTTTTGGATTTTTAGGCTACCGAGTCCGTCATGTGGAGGAAGAAGAATACTTGCTTCCGGTTGGTGAAGTTGCAGAAGGCAGAACAACGGAATCAATAAATGAAGAAGCTGGTGTTAAAGCGAAAGAAATAGAAGCTGTATTTCAAGATGAGATGCTCTTAATGTGTCCGGAAAATGAGCGTATGCTGGATCAGGCATTGCAGCGTATGAGAAAAGAAAAAGTTCAGGTTCCGTTAAAAGCCGTTTTGACAGAGATGAATAAGAACTGGACATCGGTGGCACTTCATGATGAGATCATGCGAGAGCATGAGAAGATGACAGGTGGAAAATAA
- the pcrA gene encoding DNA helicase PcrA, with the protein MNIYDTLNDKQKEAVFHTEGPLLILAGAGSGKTRVLTHRIAYLIEEKGVNPWNILAITFTNKAAAEMRERVDNLVGFGSESIWVSTFHSMCVRILRRHIALLGYDTNFTIYDTDDQKTLMRDVCKLLQIDTKIYKERMLIGTISHAKNEMLTPEEFRLQAGGDFHQKKIADVYEEYEKQLRANNALDFDDLLLKTVQLFQTQHDVLEYYQERFRYIMVDEYQDTNGVQFELVRLLASRYQNLCVVGDDDQSIYKFRGADIRNILDFEKVFTKAAVIKLEQNYRSTANILNAANAVISHNHGRKDKTLWTDNEDGDKIAFRQFDTAFDEAEYIVSDIKEHVEKGECDYQDNAILYRTNAQSRMFEEKFVTANIPYKIIGGINFYARREIKDILAYLKTVDNGQDDLAVRRIINVPKRGIGLTSINRVQEYAAMHEKGIYECLKGADLIPDIGRGVSKLESFVALIEHFKVDAKELTLHELMQEIIDETGYIESIQAESEIEAQARIENIDELLNKVVAYEEVCEEHDEPVTLSGFLEEVALVADIDNLDENSDYVVLMTLHSAKGLEFPRVYLAGMEDGLFPSYMTVTADDPDELEEERRLCYVGITRAQSELTMTCARRRMVRGETQYNKMSRFLKEVPLELISTGNKFSGNGKSLTDHADHEETERKTDYQMARQAFKTKAFAAVQQGKSFGKPAGGKLEYGVGDRVRHIKFGEGTVLSIVEGGRDYEVTVNFDGPGTKKMFAAFAKLQKI; encoded by the coding sequence TTGAATATATATGATACGTTAAATGATAAACAGAAGGAAGCAGTCTTTCACACGGAAGGACCGCTTCTTATTTTAGCAGGAGCGGGATCAGGTAAGACAAGAGTCCTGACCCACAGGATTGCGTACCTGATTGAAGAAAAAGGCGTCAATCCATGGAATATTTTGGCAATTACATTCACGAACAAAGCGGCAGCAGAGATGCGGGAACGTGTGGATAATCTGGTTGGGTTCGGCTCAGAAAGTATTTGGGTGAGTACATTCCATTCTATGTGTGTGCGGATACTAAGACGCCATATTGCATTGCTTGGATATGACACGAATTTTACAATTTATGATACAGATGATCAGAAGACACTGATGAGGGATGTGTGCAAGTTGTTACAGATTGACACAAAAATCTACAAAGAGCGTATGCTGATCGGAACCATTTCTCATGCAAAAAATGAGATGTTGACTCCGGAAGAATTTCGGCTTCAGGCGGGCGGAGATTTTCATCAGAAAAAGATTGCGGATGTGTATGAAGAGTATGAAAAGCAGCTCCGAGCTAACAATGCACTGGATTTTGATGATTTGCTTTTAAAGACAGTTCAGCTATTCCAGACACAGCACGATGTGTTGGAATATTATCAGGAGAGATTCCGCTATATTATGGTAGATGAGTACCAGGATACGAACGGGGTGCAGTTTGAGTTGGTACGTCTGCTTGCTTCCAGGTATCAGAATCTGTGTGTAGTCGGAGATGATGATCAGTCTATTTATAAATTCCGTGGGGCAGATATCCGTAATATTCTGGATTTTGAGAAAGTATTTACAAAGGCAGCAGTCATTAAATTGGAGCAGAATTATCGCTCCACAGCAAATATCCTGAATGCAGCAAATGCTGTGATCAGCCACAATCACGGAAGAAAGGACAAGACGCTGTGGACAGACAATGAAGATGGTGATAAGATTGCATTTCGTCAGTTTGATACTGCATTCGATGAGGCAGAATACATAGTATCCGATATAAAAGAACATGTGGAAAAGGGCGAGTGCGACTATCAGGACAACGCCATTTTATATCGTACGAATGCACAGTCCCGTATGTTCGAGGAAAAATTTGTAACAGCAAATATTCCATATAAGATTATTGGCGGCATTAATTTCTATGCAAGACGGGAAATTAAAGATATTCTTGCATATTTAAAAACCGTAGATAATGGTCAGGATGACCTGGCGGTGCGAAGAATTATCAATGTACCAAAAAGAGGAATCGGTCTTACCAGCATTAATCGTGTGCAGGAGTATGCTGCGATGCATGAAAAAGGAATTTATGAATGTCTTAAGGGAGCTGACCTTATCCCGGATATCGGAAGAGGCGTGTCAAAGCTCGAGTCATTTGTAGCATTGATCGAGCACTTTAAAGTAGATGCAAAGGAATTGACACTTCATGAACTGATGCAGGAAATTATTGACGAAACCGGATATATCGAGAGCATTCAGGCAGAGAGTGAGATAGAGGCTCAGGCGAGAATTGAAAATATCGATGAGCTTTTAAATAAAGTCGTTGCTTATGAAGAAGTATGCGAAGAGCATGATGAACCGGTAACACTGAGTGGATTTCTTGAGGAAGTCGCTCTGGTGGCAGATATTGACAATCTGGATGAGAACAGTGATTATGTGGTGCTCATGACTTTACACAGTGCGAAAGGACTAGAATTTCCACGCGTCTATCTTGCCGGAATGGAAGACGGACTGTTCCCGAGCTATATGACAGTAACAGCTGATGATCCGGACGAACTGGAGGAAGAGCGAAGACTTTGTTATGTAGGTATTACAAGAGCCCAGAGCGAACTGACTATGACTTGTGCAAGAAGACGTATGGTCCGCGGTGAGACGCAGTATAATAAAATGTCACGTTTTTTAAAGGAAGTTCCGCTGGAACTGATATCTACGGGAAATAAATTTTCAGGAAATGGAAAAAGTCTCACAGACCACGCGGATCATGAAGAAACGGAAAGAAAAACGGACTACCAGATGGCGAGACAGGCATTTAAGACGAAAGCATTTGCAGCAGTACAGCAGGGAAAATCCTTTGGAAAGCCTGCAGGGGGAAAGCTGGAGTATGGAGTCGGTGACCGTGTACGCCATATAAAATTTGGTGAAGGTACAGTTTTGTCGATAGTCGAAGGCGGACGTGACTACGAAGTGACGGTAAATTTTGACGGGCCTGGAACGAAGAAGATGTTTGCGGCATTCGCAAAATTACAGAAGATATAA
- a CDS encoding NYN domain-containing protein, which yields MDGQCFALLIDADNVSAKYIKPILTELSKYGNITYKRIYGDWTNTQHSSWKDELLKNSITPIQQFSYTQGKNSTDSAMIIDAMDILYAKDVDGFCIVSSDSDFTRLVSRLRESGKMVIGMGENKTPEPFRKACDKFTILENLLSEKGLEDGGGESHEVLGREKVEDAVIKMIMENQDNNKQTGLGEVGSRLVSLYPDFDVRSYGYSSLSKFFEEFDRIQLVKHGHVAWVTLKENRARKEDVDQFVRNLVKGAGEAGMDLGAIGNRVYDKYKDFKLNDYGYSQFKKYVKSISHMKLEQDGKRWKAHYKK from the coding sequence ATGGATGGACAATGCTTTGCTCTGTTGATTGATGCAGATAATGTATCTGCAAAGTATATAAAGCCGATTTTAACAGAGCTTTCAAAATATGGAAATATTACGTACAAAAGAATTTATGGAGATTGGACGAATACGCAACATTCAAGCTGGAAGGATGAACTGCTTAAGAACTCAATCACACCGATCCAGCAGTTTTCTTATACACAGGGAAAGAATTCCACAGATTCTGCGATGATTATAGATGCGATGGATATTCTTTATGCAAAGGATGTGGATGGATTCTGCATTGTATCCAGTGACAGTGATTTTACAAGACTGGTAAGCCGATTAAGAGAGAGCGGTAAGATGGTTATCGGAATGGGCGAAAATAAGACGCCGGAGCCATTTCGAAAAGCATGCGACAAATTCACAATTCTGGAAAATCTTCTGTCAGAGAAAGGCTTGGAAGATGGAGGGGGAGAATCTCATGAAGTGCTGGGGCGTGAGAAGGTCGAAGATGCAGTTATTAAGATGATCATGGAGAATCAGGATAATAATAAACAGACCGGACTTGGCGAAGTAGGAAGCCGACTGGTCAGCCTTTATCCGGATTTTGACGTGCGAAGTTACGGATATAGCAGCCTTTCCAAATTTTTTGAGGAATTTGACAGAATACAACTTGTGAAACATGGTCATGTAGCTTGGGTTACATTAAAAGAGAACCGTGCGAGAAAAGAAGACGTAGACCAGTTTGTACGTAATTTGGTGAAAGGTGCCGGAGAAGCAGGTATGGATCTTGGTGCCATCGGAAATCGTGTGTATGATAAATACAAAGATTTCAAACTAAATGATTATGGATATTCCCAGTTCAAAAAATATGTTAAGAGCATTTCTCATATGAAGCTGGAACAGGATGGCAAACGCTGGAAAGCTCATTATAAAAAATAG
- the rlmD gene encoding 23S rRNA (uracil(1939)-C(5))-methyltransferase RlmD gives MKKGQVYEGVIESVEFPNKGIVNVSQEDRRVIVKNGVPGQKVRFSVNKVKKGKAEGRLLEVIEKAPQEIESACPHFGQCGGCTYQNLPYEEQVKLKESQVKAMMDEAVDGDYIWEGVLESPVRSEYRNKMEFSFGDEYKDGPLALGMHKRGSFHDIVNVCDCQIVDGDYRKILACTLECARESGLPYYHRMRHEGYFRHLLVRKAVKTEEILIDIVTASEEGFGSKPKEFLDKWAAALQALELSGKIVGILHTKNDSLADVVKDEGTEVLFGQDYFYEELLGLKFKITPFSFFQTNSLGAEVLYEKAREYIGDTNEKVVFDLYSGTGTIAQILAPVAKKVVGVEIVEEAVEAAKVNAKLNGLDNCTFWAGDVLKVIDELGEVPDLIMLDPPRDGVNPKALMKILNFGVDRLVYIACKPTSLARDLEMIQGRGYKVEKIACVDLFPNTVHVEVVCCLHRVNS, from the coding sequence ATGAAGAAGGGACAGGTATACGAAGGAGTCATCGAATCCGTAGAGTTCCCGAATAAAGGAATTGTAAATGTATCACAGGAGGACAGACGCGTCATTGTAAAAAATGGTGTGCCTGGTCAGAAGGTACGTTTTTCAGTAAATAAAGTGAAAAAAGGAAAAGCAGAAGGAAGACTTCTGGAGGTAATCGAGAAAGCGCCTCAGGAGATAGAGTCTGCCTGTCCGCATTTCGGACAGTGCGGCGGCTGCACTTATCAGAATCTGCCTTATGAAGAACAGGTAAAATTAAAGGAATCACAGGTCAAGGCAATGATGGATGAGGCAGTTGACGGCGACTATATCTGGGAAGGTGTACTGGAAAGTCCGGTAAGAAGTGAGTACCGTAATAAGATGGAGTTCTCTTTTGGTGACGAATACAAAGACGGACCGCTGGCACTTGGTATGCACAAACGAGGCAGTTTCCACGACATAGTCAATGTATGTGATTGTCAGATTGTAGACGGTGATTACAGAAAGATATTGGCCTGTACACTGGAATGTGCGAGAGAATCAGGACTGCCGTATTATCACCGCATGAGACATGAGGGATATTTCCGGCATTTACTCGTGAGAAAAGCAGTGAAGACGGAAGAGATCCTCATTGATATTGTAACAGCATCAGAAGAAGGATTTGGCAGTAAACCAAAGGAATTTCTGGATAAATGGGCAGCTGCACTTCAGGCACTTGAGCTTTCAGGAAAGATTGTCGGAATTCTTCATACGAAGAATGACAGTCTTGCAGATGTTGTAAAAGACGAAGGAACAGAAGTACTCTTTGGTCAGGATTATTTCTATGAGGAATTACTTGGACTGAAGTTCAAAATCACACCATTTTCTTTCTTCCAGACAAATTCACTTGGAGCAGAAGTGCTTTATGAAAAAGCGAGAGAATATATCGGGGATACGAATGAAAAAGTAGTTTTTGACCTTTACAGTGGAACCGGAACAATTGCACAGATTCTGGCACCGGTAGCAAAGAAAGTAGTCGGTGTTGAAATTGTTGAAGAAGCAGTTGAGGCAGCTAAGGTCAATGCAAAATTAAATGGACTAGACAACTGTACTTTCTGGGCAGGAGATGTCTTAAAAGTCATCGATGAACTTGGAGAAGTACCAGATCTTATCATGCTGGATCCGCCGCGTGACGGAGTGAATCCAAAAGCCCTGATGAAGATACTAAATTTCGGGGTCGACAGACTTGTCTATATCGCATGTAAACCGACTAGCCTGGCAAGGGACCTGGAGATGATCCAGGGAAGAGGATATAAGGTAGAGAAGATTGCATGTGTGGATTTATTCCCGAACACGGTGCATGTGGAAGTCGTGTGTTGTTTACATCGGGTGAATTCGTAG
- a CDS encoding ParB/RepB/Spo0J family partition protein: MAKKKEMCSLENHEPGAGIVLMKLEELHSFEGHPFKVERNQELFELRCSIEKEGVLVPLLVRKNPHGDGYEIIAGHRRKEAALWAGLTEVPVIIRELDDDQSVIAMVDSNLQREKILPSEKAFKKYPNITSQK, from the coding sequence ATGGCAAAGAAGAAAGAAATGTGTTCATTAGAGAATCACGAGCCGGGTGCAGGTATTGTACTGATGAAATTGGAAGAGCTGCATAGCTTTGAAGGACACCCGTTTAAAGTAGAGAGAAATCAGGAACTGTTTGAACTGCGATGCAGTATTGAGAAGGAAGGCGTATTAGTTCCACTTCTGGTGAGAAAAAATCCACATGGTGATGGATATGAAATTATAGCCGGACACAGACGAAAAGAAGCTGCACTATGGGCAGGACTTACGGAAGTGCCGGTCATTATCCGGGAACTGGATGATGATCAGTCGGTTATAGCGATGGTGGACAGTAACCTCCAAAGAGAGAAGATACTGCCAAGCGAAAAAGCGTTTAAAAAATATCCGAATATAACTTCACAGAAATAA
- a CDS encoding helix-turn-helix domain-containing protein: MYQISNEKFGLFVTELRKKKNLTQKDLAEKLYVSDKTVSKWERGLSMPNVVLLIPIADILDVTVTELLRGEKIDTQKNIDTKEVEELVVGSLDMAVRNSIHQHKKNWILAYLLCFLISITEIIMLVVSGNSIAEMKDDILLVTGLMLLFGAWFCFFAKDILPTYYDANKINYVSQGIFRIHLVGLSFNNGNWMYICTTLKIWTLATVVLYPLAGIIIINCLNIALWDILSKIFLIMILGGMVVSIYIIGKKYE, from the coding sequence ATGTATCAAATTAGTAATGAAAAATTCGGTTTATTTGTAACCGAATTAAGAAAGAAAAAGAATTTAACTCAAAAGGATTTGGCTGAAAAATTATATGTATCAGATAAAACGGTCAGCAAATGGGAACGTGGTCTTAGTATGCCTAATGTCGTATTACTCATACCAATAGCTGATATATTAGATGTTACCGTTACAGAATTGTTACGTGGAGAAAAAATAGATACACAGAAAAATATTGATACAAAAGAAGTCGAGGAATTGGTAGTAGGCTCTCTCGATATGGCTGTTAGGAATTCTATTCATCAGCATAAAAAAAACTGGATATTAGCATATTTGCTATGCTTTTTAATATCTATTACAGAAATTATTATGTTAGTCGTATCTGGGAATTCAATAGCTGAGATGAAAGATGATATATTGCTGGTTACAGGGTTAATGCTTTTATTTGGTGCATGGTTTTGTTTCTTTGCCAAAGACATATTACCAACATATTATGATGCAAACAAGATAAATTATGTTTCACAAGGAATTTTTAGAATACATCTAGTTGGTTTATCCTTTAACAACGGAAATTGGATGTACATCTGTACAACTTTAAAAATTTGGACACTTGCAACGGTTGTTCTATATCCTCTTGCAGGTATTATAATAATCAATTGTCTCAATATAGCTTTATGGGATATTTTAAGTAAAATTTTCTTAATTATGATATTAGGTGGTATGGTAGTTTCGATTTACATTATCGGGAAAAAATACGAATAA
- a CDS encoding YjdF family protein produces MDKVNGKLTVFFEEPFWVGIFERIEDGKLSVAKVTFGAEPKDYEVQEYIQKCYFSLKFSSVVETVVKDIKRNPKRMQREVKKQMLEIGIGTKSQQALKLQQEQNKQERKEKRRKKKEAEEQRMFELKQRKKREKHKGH; encoded by the coding sequence ATGGACAAAGTAAATGGAAAGCTGACAGTATTTTTTGAAGAGCCGTTTTGGGTGGGAATCTTTGAACGCATCGAAGATGGTAAACTATCTGTGGCAAAGGTAACATTTGGTGCAGAGCCAAAAGATTATGAAGTACAGGAATATATTCAAAAGTGTTATTTCAGTTTGAAATTCAGTTCGGTTGTTGAAACTGTTGTAAAGGATATCAAAAGAAATCCGAAACGGATGCAGCGGGAAGTAAAGAAGCAGATGCTGGAAATAGGCATTGGTACAAAATCGCAACAGGCGTTGAAATTACAGCAGGAACAGAACAAGCAGGAACGCAAAGAGAAAAGACGCAAGAAAAAAGAGGCAGAAGAGCAGCGAATGTTTGAACTGAAACAGCGAAAGAAAAGAGAAAAGCATAAGGGACATTAA
- a CDS encoding DUF4825 domain-containing protein, translating to MKKKVLAIMLVAMSIMLISACGKKEKLYEIPDLSQYKTDYVGDSSNVINIVSGQEYPAGYSYDSIEIQSETEPYRLTVFLKDEPSAAKLEDELQVNADMTFDLIGNLGTIDYKTADSKEIIVSYER from the coding sequence ATGAAGAAAAAAGTACTTGCAATTATGTTAGTCGCCATGTCAATAATGTTGATTTCGGCGTGCGGAAAAAAAGAAAAACTGTACGAAATTCCTGATTTATCGCAGTATAAGACAGATTATGTAGGAGATTCTTCAAATGTTATAAATATTGTAAGTGGTCAAGAGTATCCGGCGGGATACTCATATGACAGTATAGAGATACAGTCTGAAACAGAGCCTTATAGATTAACAGTTTTTCTAAAAGATGAGCCGTCTGCAGCCAAACTTGAAGATGAATTGCAGGTTAATGCAGATATGACATTTGACTTGATTGGTAATTTGGGAACAATTGATTATAAAACAGCAGATAGCAAAGAAATTATTGTATCATATGAACGGTGA
- a CDS encoding RNA polymerase sigma factor codes for MEYKTDSLLVHLARAGDEDACEKLVKKYYSSIYQYCLLHINDPYEAEDLTQEVFTRFFSNLYRYKEYGKVKNYLYTIAGNTVKNYYKKKKDIPSEELLKSEDCSKNHVEELGVRLTIEQAVRKLPEEIRETAVLYFFQELKQREIAELLHIKLSLVKYRIGRAKELLMKELEVKNYDEI; via the coding sequence ATGGAATACAAAACTGATTCTTTGTTAGTACATCTAGCAAGAGCAGGAGATGAAGATGCGTGTGAAAAACTGGTCAAAAAATATTACTCAAGTATATATCAATATTGTTTGCTACATATCAATGATCCCTATGAGGCAGAGGATTTGACACAAGAAGTATTTACACGTTTCTTTTCCAATTTATATAGATATAAAGAATATGGAAAAGTTAAGAATTATCTTTATACAATTGCCGGAAATACCGTTAAAAATTATTACAAAAAGAAAAAAGATATTCCATCAGAGGAACTGCTAAAATCAGAGGACTGTAGTAAAAATCATGTAGAAGAGCTAGGAGTCCGATTAACTATTGAACAGGCAGTGAGAAAGTTACCGGAAGAAATTAGAGAAACGGCAGTTTTATATTTTTTTCAAGAATTGAAACAAAGAGAAATTGCAGAATTACTTCACATAAAACTTTCGCTTGTAAAATATCGAATTGGAAGAGCAAAAGAACTTTTGATGAAAGAGTTGGAGGTGAAAAACTATGATGAAATATAA
- a CDS encoding ABC transporter ATP-binding protein yields MKLEFKNVTKQYGEVNAVNKVNCVMEKGIYGLLGVNGAGKTTLMRMLCTIVQPSEGQILWNGKDIWKLGGEYREVLGYLPQDFGYYPDLTVYDYMMYISSIKGLKIPFARKKVKQLLNQVGMEKFSKRKMKNLSGGMVRRVGIAQAMLNDPQILVLDEPTAGLDPNERIRFRNLISELSEERLVLLSTHIVSDIEYIANNIMLMKDGELFYAGTAEDLVSSMKEKVWQCNVSRSMIDKYMNEYLVGNIKTTKTGAELRIISIEKPTEDAVAVEKNLEDAFLFYFGEKSEEKQDA; encoded by the coding sequence ATGAAATTAGAATTTAAAAATGTAACAAAACAATACGGAGAAGTAAATGCTGTTAATAAAGTGAATTGTGTTATGGAAAAAGGAATTTATGGACTGCTTGGAGTAAATGGAGCAGGAAAGACCACATTAATGCGTATGCTTTGTACGATTGTTCAACCATCAGAAGGACAAATATTATGGAATGGTAAAGATATATGGAAACTAGGAGGTGAATACCGAGAAGTTCTGGGATATTTACCACAGGATTTTGGATATTATCCAGATTTGACCGTATATGATTACATGATGTACATTTCTTCTATAAAAGGGTTAAAAATACCGTTTGCCAGAAAAAAAGTGAAGCAATTATTAAATCAAGTAGGAATGGAAAAATTCAGTAAAAGAAAAATGAAGAATTTGTCTGGAGGAATGGTTAGACGTGTAGGAATAGCACAGGCGATGTTAAACGATCCGCAAATTCTTGTCCTGGACGAACCTACCGCTGGATTAGACCCGAATGAAAGAATACGTTTTCGTAATTTAATTAGTGAATTGTCGGAAGAACGTTTGGTGCTCTTGTCTACACATATTGTATCGGATATTGAGTACATTGCGAATAACATTATGTTAATGAAAGATGGAGAACTTTTTTATGCAGGTACTGCGGAAGATTTAGTATCTTCTATGAAAGAAAAGGTATGGCAATGTAATGTTTCGAGAAGTATGATAGACAAGTATATGAATGAATATTTGGTTGGAAATATAAAAACAACAAAAACCGGAGCAGAGCTTAGAATTATTTCAATAGAAAAGCCAACAGAAGATGCTGTGGCTGTAGAAAAAAATCTGGAAGATGCATTTCTATTTTATTTTGGA